Sequence from the Maribellus comscasis genome:
CCCCCACAATACAGACCTTATTTCTGCGGACGGCAGCAAAAGAAAAAATCTGTTAAGTTCCAAAGACCCGCTGGAAGACTTTCAATTGGGAGAGAATAAACTGGTTTCTATCCTGTCTGCCGACGGAAAAACAGAATTGGCGGGCCGTTTAATTTTGCCGGTGGACTTTGATCCATCAAAAAAATATCCGGTGATTGTTTATGTGTATGGCGGACCCCATTCTCAACTGGTAAATAAAAGCTGGAATAATCAGGCGCGATGGTGGCAATATTACATGGCCTCGCAGGGATATATTGCTTTTACGATGGACAATAGAGGAACGCTAAACCGTGGCCGCCATTTTGAAACGGTTGTTCACCGGCAATTGGGAATTCTGGAAACAGAGGATCAGATGAAAGGGATTGAATATTTGAAATCATTACCTTATGTCGATTCAGACAGGATTGGTGTACACGGATGGAGTTACGGTGGATTTATGACACTAAACCTTATGCTGCGCCATCCCGAAGTTTTTAAAGTTGGTGTGGCCGGAGGCCCTGTTGTCAACTGGAGCATGTATGAAGTAATGTATGGTGAGCGCTACATGGATACCCCACAGGAAAATCCTGAAGGATTTAAGGAAACCAATATGTTAAACCATGTTTCCGGTCTTCAGGGGAAACTGATGCTGGTTCATGGTGTGCAGGACGAAACCGTGGTTATGCAGCACAGCATGAAGTTTCTCCGGGAATGCGTAAAACAGGAAAAGCAACTCGATTTTTTTGTTTATCCCACACATCCGCACAACGTTCGTGGAAAAGACAGGGTGCATTTGATGCAAAAAGTAAGCGACTATTTTATTGATAACTTGTAGTCTGCTTTTTTAATAAGCAGCGAAAGGAACGAAAAATCGAACAATAAAACCGATATAAAATATGCGGCAAGGGAAGCCGGACAATTTCTATGTAAAGGCTATACCTTTGTTCTTAATTACTAACCTAAAGTGAAAAAAATATGAACGGACAAATTCGCGAAATAGCATTGAGATTACGGGGTTTACGCGATCTGCTGGATATTCCGGTGGAAGAAATGGCAGCAACCTGCAATACCAGTACAAATGAGTATTTGGAATACGAAAGTGGTGATAACGACATTCCTATTGGCGCCCTTCAAAATATTTCAAAAAAATATAATGTTGAGTTAACTGCATTGCTTTTTGGTAGTGAGCCAACGATGAAATCTTTTTTCCTTACACGAAAAGGGCAGGGCACAGCAATGGAGCGAATAAGTGCTTACAAATATCAGTCGCTGGCAGCCGGTTTTGTGGGCCGAAAAGCCGATCCGTTTATTGTAACCGTTGAACCGAGTGAAAATAAATTGCATTTGA
This genomic interval carries:
- a CDS encoding cupin domain-containing protein encodes the protein MNGQIREIALRLRGLRDLLDIPVEEMAATCNTSTNEYLEYESGDNDIPIGALQNISKKYNVELTALLFGSEPTMKSFFLTRKGQGTAMERISAYKYQSLAAGFVGRKADPFIVTVEPSENKLHLNSHNGQEFNYVLEGSMLLSVGGHELTLNEGDSLYFDASLPHGMKALQNETVKFLSLIF